One genomic region from Lates calcarifer isolate ASB-BC8 linkage group LG10, TLL_Latcal_v3, whole genome shotgun sequence encodes:
- the LOC108882988 gene encoding forkhead box protein P2-like, giving the protein MEASDMQLTLNEIYNWFTRTFAYFRRNAATWKNAVRHNLSLHKCFVRVENVKGAVWTVDEVEYQRRRSQKITGSPSLIKNVSSNVTFGTVLNASLQTALAEASLPGFKKESLSRNSRSQMQESNKATSSSSHSSQNICSRIQRSLFLKDEVMNLNGQESTMPSVQSALQLDMTENDEEHLFDLE; this is encoded by the exons ATGGAAGCATCAGACATGCAACTAACGCTCAACGAGATATACAACTGGTTCACACGGACGTTTGCTTATTTCAGACGCAACGCAGCCACTTGGAAG AACGCAGTGCGCCACAACCTGAGCCTGCACAAGTGTTTTGTGCGTGTGGAGAATGTGAAAGGTGCCGTGTGGACGGTGGATGAGGTGGAATACCAGAGGAGGAGATCTCAGAAGATCACAGG GAGTCCATCACTGATAAAAAATGTGTCCTCGAACGTCACTTTTGGGACCGTTCTGAATGCCAGCCTACAG ACGGCGCTGGCTGAGGCATCACTGCCGGGATTCAAGAAGGAGAGTTTAAGCAGAAACTCCAGGAGTCAAATGCAGGAGAGCAACAAAgcaacaagcagcagcagccacagcagccaGAACATCTGTTCAAGAATCCAGCG GTCTCTTTTCCTTAAAGATGAAGTGATGAATCTGAATGGCCAAGAATCTACAATGCCATCTGTACAATCAGCTCTGCAGCTGGACATGACTGAAAATGACGAAGAGCACCTGTTCGACCTTGAATGA
- the ppp1r3ab gene encoding uncharacterized protein ppp1r3ab isoform X1 gives MSSVTRLHLLSQSMLNVSCQKQKHCSSFPADSLTESPMEFVGQPRPSGAYSFLEVPGLSSLDADDDDGEVVIGIRPKSSPLPRRRSSVTDEDSEPEPPLCGSRRVSFADAKGLSLVQVKEFDTWDIPKLPGYGSEAEGKEAEEYFLSPHTFSLPLSTEELFTRVRDQKVELETIELVPGTTILKGVIRVLNISFSKAVYIRTTLDSWSSHFDLLAEYIPGSSDSLMDCFSFKLTLVPPFREQGARVDFCLRYETPEGTFWANNNNRNYVLFCHQRMKENVNKKSCLKTVSQNFSSVENISAVEASPQENILAVVSKQGEEVNIMKAKQISDGQSLTSEEDGQKLKAENRRNTSRRNRRKAARMARVRDYFAQRDGGVNGTERDESSPEAKHAAQEESPKEKQSDVQSFSEESSKSLLDALHDTSPAHDNTSNSKPEKSESTENNLADSDTLPGGESATDIPDNPLHSNNEPAPAECQNINKSVSKAEGKSQRQGTSYECTNNTTAEPADRVISAVISESLVSQTSCLTFGTVMAPLYHQVFGRVGSESQSVGDWGNPVRATLNIRDLTQSSCTPHTERKESSCTVLTDVRNNDDKVQGIVRKPQELHQERLDATSNSPPAEKKQTSLSVMADAILDHTETLHDPDEIIQSHQRRTNTSEVPKTLSGVPEVHPHAVNTVHTDLLSPHLQGEAQEDNLTCDLQNQTTAETAETQLPEHTHSQIKTNQDKTLSQTEAQEVTVSLENSFLPLLPSQSESQHVSDETDQQTSGGGENDCKCLDESNKEDDTGRTEAISATNASLEADKLLGPIHDLNSSQINHCATKKPVNGYISCCEIVEEKDFTTPETSLETQEEANNMEEQNKLPNNSYEDETKHSAEIEASDVAAESITKATIGNHHKHDDMFLKLRDEDTLKDEPNIVSEKIEHHQMEAAVLKEEDFSLADTTEVKNWEKMVEEEEKNTLIDQEESEAVSLRADIETVEEDQVGQLGDAGIMTTVEYRDTNEGEKEKTQENLAVEVTAAGENGTKAEDAVGLDDREREDILEIGENKAGGMDVAEETEVEKEKYFTEMQEVTIRRISVQEEEEIEEEEDMEIDLKDGDEAGVVWGENIEDENPNYKEETLVNEAGDTEIVDTDSGGMIIEDREDEERLDITQNKVEDSLSAPVSTVQDKIVIDKENTRKGENTHIQTEMHLYKEEDFQSGKKVTHDRSKAESESSTVEGDSDCILPDEPESDQTSHDSASTESDSDDEVELYMHCLRAVHTGAQATKDRNKDTGFSVGKRPSISRSKLLSTPMPSISESLDEEQHLSCLQDNHEDINIAGIQPSAPAPSLSSGQESINKNVSCWRETFSCSNISKTLLYTTLLVIFLVVAYHYDFLACFGLYLISVVWLCRQRERPPVKNNNKMG, from the exons ATGTCATCTGTAACTCGACTCCATCTGTTAAGTCAGAGCATGTTGAATGTCAGTTGCCAGAAACAGAAGCACTGCAGTTCATTTCCTGCTGACTCTCTTACAGAGAGCCCCATGGAGTTTGTGGGACAACCAAGACCTTCTGGGGCCTATAGCTTCTTAGAAGTGCCAGGCCTCAGCTCCCTGGACGCGGACGATGATGACGGTGAAGTGGTTATCGGCATCAGGCCCAAATCTTCTCCTCTCCCACGGAGAAGGAGCTCGGTCACTGACGAGGACTCGGAGCCTGAGCCGCCCCTCTGTGGCTCCAGGAGAGTGTCCTTTGCAGATGCCAAAGGCCTCAGTTTGGTGCAAGTGAAGGAGTTTGACACATGGGATATACCCAAGCTGCCAGGGTATGGCTCTGAAGCTGAAGGTAAAGAGGCAGAGGAATATTTCCTATCTcctcacactttctctcttccaTTGTCTACGGAGGAGCTGTTCACCAGAGTGCGGGACCAGAAAGTGGAACTGGAGACAATTGAGTTGGTTCCTGGGACCACAATACTGAAAGGAGTGATCCGTGTCCTCAACATCTCCTTCAGTAAGGCAGTATACATCCGAACCACTTTGGACTCTTGGTCGAGCCACTTTGACCTCCTGGCAGAGTACATCCCTGGATCCAGTGACAGTCTGATGGACTGTTTCTCGTTCAAGCTCACCTTAGTTCCCCCGTTCAGGGAGCAGGGAGCCAGAGTTGACTTTTGTCTGCGGTATGAGACTCCAGAGGGGACATTCTGGGCCAACAATAACAACAGGAATTACGTGCTCTTCTGTCAccagagaatgaaagaaaatgtgaacaAGAAAAGCTGCCTTAAGACTGTCAG TCAGAACTTCTCCTCTGTGgaaaacatttcagctgtggAAGCTTCACCTCAGGAAAATATTCTAGCAG TCGTGTCAAAACAGGGAGAGGAAGTGAATATTATGAAAGCCAAGCAAATCTCTGATGGTCAGTCACTAACATCAGAGGAAGATGGACAGAAATTAAAG GCCGAGAACAGACGAAACACCAGCCGAAGAAATCGCAGAAAGGCTGCACGGATGGCCCGGGTGAGGGACTACTTTGCTCAAAGAGATGGGGGAGTGAATGGTACTGAGAGGGATGAATCATCTCCAGAAGCAAAACATGCAGCACAAGAGGAAAGCCCAAAGGAAAAGCAGTCAGATGTGCAATCATTTTCTGAGGAGAGCAGCAAATCCCTTCTTGATGCTCTACATGATACGTCACCAGCACATGACAACACATCTAACAGCAAGCCAGAGAAATCTGAGAGCACTGAGAACAATTTGGCTGACTCAGACACATTACCAGGAGGTGAGAGTGCCACAGATATCCCAGACAACCCATTGCATTCAAATAATGAGCCTGCTCCAGCAGAGTGCCAAAATATCAACAAGTCTGTCTCCAAAGCTGAGGGGAAAAGTCAGAGGCAAGGCACAAGTTATGAATGTACTAACAACACCACAGCTGAACCAGCTGACAGAGTTATTTCAGCAGTGATCAGTGAAAGCCTTGTTAGCCAGACCAGCTGCCTCACATTTGGTACTGTGATGGCTCCACTGTATCATCAGGTGTTTGGCAGAGTGGGAAGTGAAAGTCAGAGTGTAGGTGACTGGGGAAATCCTGTACGGGCCACACTGAATATTAGAGATTTGACTCAAAGTTCATGCACACCtcacactgaaagaaaagagagtagCTGCACTGTTCTGACAGATGTTAGAAATAACGATGACAAAGTCCAGGGAATTGTGAGGAAGCCTCAGGAATTACACCAAGAACGCTTAGATGCCACTTCAAATAGTCCTCCCgctgaaaaaaaacagacaagttTGAGTGTGATGGCAGATGCCATCCTGGACCATACAGAAACTCTGCATGATCCAGATGAAATTATACAGTCACACCAAAGACGCACAAATACATCTGAAGTTCCAAAAACTCTATCTGGAGTTCCAGAAGTACATCCACATGCTGTGAACACTGTACATACAGATTTGCTGAGTCCACATCTCCAGGGAGAAGCACAGGAAGACAATCTGACATGTGACCTCCAAAACCAAActacagcagaaacagcagagaccCAACTGCCAGAgcatacacattcacaaattAAAACTAATCAAGATAAAACTCTTTCACAAACTGAAGCTCAAGAAGTCACGGTCAGTCTAGAAAATTCATTTTTGCCACTTCTGCCTTCCCAGAGTGAATCACAGCATGTTAGTGATGAGACAGACCAACAGACCAGCGGTGGTGGAGAAAATGACTGTAAGTGTTTAGATGAGTCAAACAAAGAAGATGACACTGGCAGAACTGAGGCAATATCAGCAACCAATGCATCCTTAGAGGCAGATAAACTGTTAGGGCCTATACATGATTTGAATTCAAGCCAAATCAATCACTGTGCCACAAAAAAACCTGTGAATGGCTACATTTCTTGCTGTGAAATTGTAGAGGAAAAGGATTTCACAACACCTGAGACATCTCTGGAAACGCAGGAAGAAGCCAATAACATGGAAGAACAAAATAAGTTGCCTAACAATTCCTATGAGgatgaaacaaaacattcagctgaAATTGAGGCTAGTGATGTGGCAGCTGAGTCAATAACAAAAGCAACGATAGGTAACCATCACAAACATGATGACATGTTTCTGAAGTTGAGAGATGAAGACACTTTAAAAGATGAACCAAATATTGTTTCAGAAAAAATAGAGCATCACCAAATGGAAGCAGCTGTCTTAAAAGAGGAGGATTTTAGTTTAGCAGACACTACTGAAGTGAAAAACTGGGAAAAGATggttgaagaggaggagaagaataCATTAATAGATCAAGAGGAAAGCGAGGCAGTGAGTTTAAGAGCAGACATTGAAACAGTGGAGGAAGACCAAGTTGGGCAGTTGGGGGACGCAGGGATAATGACAACAGTAGAATATAGAGATACgaatgagggggaaaaagagaaaacacaagaaaacctgGCAGTGGAGGTCACAGCTGCAGGAGAGAACGGGACCAAGGCTGAAGATGCTGTGGGGTTAGACGACAGGGAGAGGGAAGACATTTTGGAGATTGGAGAAAATAAAGCTGGAGGGATGGACGTAGCTGAGGAGACTGAggtagagaaagaaaaatactttaCAGAGATGCAAGAGGTCACTATCAGAAGGATCAGTGttcaagaagaagaggagatagaggaggaggaagacatgGAAATTGATTTGAAGGATGGAGATGAAGCTGGTGTGGTGTGGGGGGAAAACATAGAAGATGAGAATCCAAATTACAAGGAGGAAACTCTAGTCAATGAAGCAGGAGACACTGAGATAGTAGACACAGACTCAGGGGGCATGATAATAGAGGACAGGGAAGATGAAGAGAGGTTAGACATTACACAAAACAAGGTTGAGGATAGTTTATCTGCTCCGGTGAGCACTGTGCAGGACAAGATAGTAAttgacaaagaaaatacaaggaagggggaaaacacacacatccaaactGAAATGCATCTTTACAAAGAGGAGGATTTTCAAAGCGGCAAGAAAGTTACACATGACCGATCAAAAGCGGAGAGTGAATCCTCTACTGTAGAGGGAGACTCAGACTGCATTTTGCCAGATGAACCTGAAAGTGACCAAACAAGCCACGACAGCGCCTCAACGGAGTCTGACTCAGACGATGAAGTGGAGTTGTACATGCACTGTCTGAGGGCTGTTCACACTGGGGCACAGGCCACTAAAGACAGGAACAAAGACACAGGTTTTAGTGTGGGCAAAAGGCCCTCTATAAGCAGAAGCAAACTGCTGTCTACACCCATGCCTTCCATCAGTGAGTCTCTGGATGAAGAACAACACCTCAGCTGCCTTCAGGACAATCATGAAGACATCAACATAGCAGGTATCCAAccctcagctccagctccatcACTGTCAAGTGGACAGGAAagtatcaataaaaatgtttcctgttggAGAGAAACTTTTTCCTGCAGCAATATCTCAAAAACATTGTTATACACTACCTTGTTAGTGATATTTTTAGTTGTAGCGTATCATTATGATTTTCTTGCCTGTTTTGGGCTCTACTTGATATCAGTGGTTTGGCTCTGCCGTCAAAGAGAGAGACCGCCAgtgaagaacaacaacaaaatgggTTGA
- the ppp1r3ab gene encoding uncharacterized protein ppp1r3ab isoform X2, producing the protein MEFVGQPRPSGAYSFLEVPGLSSLDADDDDGEVVIGIRPKSSPLPRRRSSVTDEDSEPEPPLCGSRRVSFADAKGLSLVQVKEFDTWDIPKLPGYGSEAEGKEAEEYFLSPHTFSLPLSTEELFTRVRDQKVELETIELVPGTTILKGVIRVLNISFSKAVYIRTTLDSWSSHFDLLAEYIPGSSDSLMDCFSFKLTLVPPFREQGARVDFCLRYETPEGTFWANNNNRNYVLFCHQRMKENVNKKSCLKTVSQNFSSVENISAVEASPQENILAVVSKQGEEVNIMKAKQISDGQSLTSEEDGQKLKAENRRNTSRRNRRKAARMARVRDYFAQRDGGVNGTERDESSPEAKHAAQEESPKEKQSDVQSFSEESSKSLLDALHDTSPAHDNTSNSKPEKSESTENNLADSDTLPGGESATDIPDNPLHSNNEPAPAECQNINKSVSKAEGKSQRQGTSYECTNNTTAEPADRVISAVISESLVSQTSCLTFGTVMAPLYHQVFGRVGSESQSVGDWGNPVRATLNIRDLTQSSCTPHTERKESSCTVLTDVRNNDDKVQGIVRKPQELHQERLDATSNSPPAEKKQTSLSVMADAILDHTETLHDPDEIIQSHQRRTNTSEVPKTLSGVPEVHPHAVNTVHTDLLSPHLQGEAQEDNLTCDLQNQTTAETAETQLPEHTHSQIKTNQDKTLSQTEAQEVTVSLENSFLPLLPSQSESQHVSDETDQQTSGGGENDCKCLDESNKEDDTGRTEAISATNASLEADKLLGPIHDLNSSQINHCATKKPVNGYISCCEIVEEKDFTTPETSLETQEEANNMEEQNKLPNNSYEDETKHSAEIEASDVAAESITKATIGNHHKHDDMFLKLRDEDTLKDEPNIVSEKIEHHQMEAAVLKEEDFSLADTTEVKNWEKMVEEEEKNTLIDQEESEAVSLRADIETVEEDQVGQLGDAGIMTTVEYRDTNEGEKEKTQENLAVEVTAAGENGTKAEDAVGLDDREREDILEIGENKAGGMDVAEETEVEKEKYFTEMQEVTIRRISVQEEEEIEEEEDMEIDLKDGDEAGVVWGENIEDENPNYKEETLVNEAGDTEIVDTDSGGMIIEDREDEERLDITQNKVEDSLSAPVSTVQDKIVIDKENTRKGENTHIQTEMHLYKEEDFQSGKKVTHDRSKAESESSTVEGDSDCILPDEPESDQTSHDSASTESDSDDEVELYMHCLRAVHTGAQATKDRNKDTGFSVGKRPSISRSKLLSTPMPSISESLDEEQHLSCLQDNHEDINIAGIQPSAPAPSLSSGQESINKNVSCWRETFSCSNISKTLLYTTLLVIFLVVAYHYDFLACFGLYLISVVWLCRQRERPPVKNNNKMG; encoded by the exons ATGGAGTTTGTGGGACAACCAAGACCTTCTGGGGCCTATAGCTTCTTAGAAGTGCCAGGCCTCAGCTCCCTGGACGCGGACGATGATGACGGTGAAGTGGTTATCGGCATCAGGCCCAAATCTTCTCCTCTCCCACGGAGAAGGAGCTCGGTCACTGACGAGGACTCGGAGCCTGAGCCGCCCCTCTGTGGCTCCAGGAGAGTGTCCTTTGCAGATGCCAAAGGCCTCAGTTTGGTGCAAGTGAAGGAGTTTGACACATGGGATATACCCAAGCTGCCAGGGTATGGCTCTGAAGCTGAAGGTAAAGAGGCAGAGGAATATTTCCTATCTcctcacactttctctcttccaTTGTCTACGGAGGAGCTGTTCACCAGAGTGCGGGACCAGAAAGTGGAACTGGAGACAATTGAGTTGGTTCCTGGGACCACAATACTGAAAGGAGTGATCCGTGTCCTCAACATCTCCTTCAGTAAGGCAGTATACATCCGAACCACTTTGGACTCTTGGTCGAGCCACTTTGACCTCCTGGCAGAGTACATCCCTGGATCCAGTGACAGTCTGATGGACTGTTTCTCGTTCAAGCTCACCTTAGTTCCCCCGTTCAGGGAGCAGGGAGCCAGAGTTGACTTTTGTCTGCGGTATGAGACTCCAGAGGGGACATTCTGGGCCAACAATAACAACAGGAATTACGTGCTCTTCTGTCAccagagaatgaaagaaaatgtgaacaAGAAAAGCTGCCTTAAGACTGTCAG TCAGAACTTCTCCTCTGTGgaaaacatttcagctgtggAAGCTTCACCTCAGGAAAATATTCTAGCAG TCGTGTCAAAACAGGGAGAGGAAGTGAATATTATGAAAGCCAAGCAAATCTCTGATGGTCAGTCACTAACATCAGAGGAAGATGGACAGAAATTAAAG GCCGAGAACAGACGAAACACCAGCCGAAGAAATCGCAGAAAGGCTGCACGGATGGCCCGGGTGAGGGACTACTTTGCTCAAAGAGATGGGGGAGTGAATGGTACTGAGAGGGATGAATCATCTCCAGAAGCAAAACATGCAGCACAAGAGGAAAGCCCAAAGGAAAAGCAGTCAGATGTGCAATCATTTTCTGAGGAGAGCAGCAAATCCCTTCTTGATGCTCTACATGATACGTCACCAGCACATGACAACACATCTAACAGCAAGCCAGAGAAATCTGAGAGCACTGAGAACAATTTGGCTGACTCAGACACATTACCAGGAGGTGAGAGTGCCACAGATATCCCAGACAACCCATTGCATTCAAATAATGAGCCTGCTCCAGCAGAGTGCCAAAATATCAACAAGTCTGTCTCCAAAGCTGAGGGGAAAAGTCAGAGGCAAGGCACAAGTTATGAATGTACTAACAACACCACAGCTGAACCAGCTGACAGAGTTATTTCAGCAGTGATCAGTGAAAGCCTTGTTAGCCAGACCAGCTGCCTCACATTTGGTACTGTGATGGCTCCACTGTATCATCAGGTGTTTGGCAGAGTGGGAAGTGAAAGTCAGAGTGTAGGTGACTGGGGAAATCCTGTACGGGCCACACTGAATATTAGAGATTTGACTCAAAGTTCATGCACACCtcacactgaaagaaaagagagtagCTGCACTGTTCTGACAGATGTTAGAAATAACGATGACAAAGTCCAGGGAATTGTGAGGAAGCCTCAGGAATTACACCAAGAACGCTTAGATGCCACTTCAAATAGTCCTCCCgctgaaaaaaaacagacaagttTGAGTGTGATGGCAGATGCCATCCTGGACCATACAGAAACTCTGCATGATCCAGATGAAATTATACAGTCACACCAAAGACGCACAAATACATCTGAAGTTCCAAAAACTCTATCTGGAGTTCCAGAAGTACATCCACATGCTGTGAACACTGTACATACAGATTTGCTGAGTCCACATCTCCAGGGAGAAGCACAGGAAGACAATCTGACATGTGACCTCCAAAACCAAActacagcagaaacagcagagaccCAACTGCCAGAgcatacacattcacaaattAAAACTAATCAAGATAAAACTCTTTCACAAACTGAAGCTCAAGAAGTCACGGTCAGTCTAGAAAATTCATTTTTGCCACTTCTGCCTTCCCAGAGTGAATCACAGCATGTTAGTGATGAGACAGACCAACAGACCAGCGGTGGTGGAGAAAATGACTGTAAGTGTTTAGATGAGTCAAACAAAGAAGATGACACTGGCAGAACTGAGGCAATATCAGCAACCAATGCATCCTTAGAGGCAGATAAACTGTTAGGGCCTATACATGATTTGAATTCAAGCCAAATCAATCACTGTGCCACAAAAAAACCTGTGAATGGCTACATTTCTTGCTGTGAAATTGTAGAGGAAAAGGATTTCACAACACCTGAGACATCTCTGGAAACGCAGGAAGAAGCCAATAACATGGAAGAACAAAATAAGTTGCCTAACAATTCCTATGAGgatgaaacaaaacattcagctgaAATTGAGGCTAGTGATGTGGCAGCTGAGTCAATAACAAAAGCAACGATAGGTAACCATCACAAACATGATGACATGTTTCTGAAGTTGAGAGATGAAGACACTTTAAAAGATGAACCAAATATTGTTTCAGAAAAAATAGAGCATCACCAAATGGAAGCAGCTGTCTTAAAAGAGGAGGATTTTAGTTTAGCAGACACTACTGAAGTGAAAAACTGGGAAAAGATggttgaagaggaggagaagaataCATTAATAGATCAAGAGGAAAGCGAGGCAGTGAGTTTAAGAGCAGACATTGAAACAGTGGAGGAAGACCAAGTTGGGCAGTTGGGGGACGCAGGGATAATGACAACAGTAGAATATAGAGATACgaatgagggggaaaaagagaaaacacaagaaaacctgGCAGTGGAGGTCACAGCTGCAGGAGAGAACGGGACCAAGGCTGAAGATGCTGTGGGGTTAGACGACAGGGAGAGGGAAGACATTTTGGAGATTGGAGAAAATAAAGCTGGAGGGATGGACGTAGCTGAGGAGACTGAggtagagaaagaaaaatactttaCAGAGATGCAAGAGGTCACTATCAGAAGGATCAGTGttcaagaagaagaggagatagaggaggaggaagacatgGAAATTGATTTGAAGGATGGAGATGAAGCTGGTGTGGTGTGGGGGGAAAACATAGAAGATGAGAATCCAAATTACAAGGAGGAAACTCTAGTCAATGAAGCAGGAGACACTGAGATAGTAGACACAGACTCAGGGGGCATGATAATAGAGGACAGGGAAGATGAAGAGAGGTTAGACATTACACAAAACAAGGTTGAGGATAGTTTATCTGCTCCGGTGAGCACTGTGCAGGACAAGATAGTAAttgacaaagaaaatacaaggaagggggaaaacacacacatccaaactGAAATGCATCTTTACAAAGAGGAGGATTTTCAAAGCGGCAAGAAAGTTACACATGACCGATCAAAAGCGGAGAGTGAATCCTCTACTGTAGAGGGAGACTCAGACTGCATTTTGCCAGATGAACCTGAAAGTGACCAAACAAGCCACGACAGCGCCTCAACGGAGTCTGACTCAGACGATGAAGTGGAGTTGTACATGCACTGTCTGAGGGCTGTTCACACTGGGGCACAGGCCACTAAAGACAGGAACAAAGACACAGGTTTTAGTGTGGGCAAAAGGCCCTCTATAAGCAGAAGCAAACTGCTGTCTACACCCATGCCTTCCATCAGTGAGTCTCTGGATGAAGAACAACACCTCAGCTGCCTTCAGGACAATCATGAAGACATCAACATAGCAGGTATCCAAccctcagctccagctccatcACTGTCAAGTGGACAGGAAagtatcaataaaaatgtttcctgttggAGAGAAACTTTTTCCTGCAGCAATATCTCAAAAACATTGTTATACACTACCTTGTTAGTGATATTTTTAGTTGTAGCGTATCATTATGATTTTCTTGCCTGTTTTGGGCTCTACTTGATATCAGTGGTTTGGCTCTGCCGTCAAAGAGAGAGACCGCCAgtgaagaacaacaacaaaatgggTTGA